GCCGGCGGTGGTGTCGTCCACGGCCCCACGCCGCGCGACTACACGCAGAAGACGCCCAAGAAGATGAAGGCCGCCGCCCTGCGCGGTGCCCTCTCCGACCGGGCCCGCGCCGGCCGCGTGATCGTCGTCGACTCGCTGGTCACCGGCGAGGCGCCCTCGACCAAGGCCGCCCGGCAGACCATCGAGTCGCTCGTGAGCGACGCGGGGCGCCGCGTGCTCGCCGTCGTCGGCCGCGAGGACGTCGTCAGCCAGCTCAGCCTGCGCAACCTGCCGGACGTGCACCTCATCGCGCCCGACCAGCTGAACACCTACGACGTGCTCGTCAACGACGTCGTGCTGTTCACCGAGGAGTCGCTCGAGACCTTCCTCGCCGGCCCGATCGCGGTGCCGACGCGGAAGTCCGCCGCCGCTGCCGCGGACGCGCCGCAGGGACTCGTCAAGAAGGCCCCGGCCGAGCCCGCCGGCGACGCCCCCTACGGCCCGCAGAGCCACGCTCCGCTGGCCGACGGCGGCGAGCCCGAGGGCTTCCCCGTCAAGGGCAACGCCGACTCGATGCTCTACCACGTGCCGGGCAGCTCGTTCTACGCCCGCACCGTGGCGGAGGTCTGGTTCGCCACCGCGGAGGCGGCCGAAGAGGCCGGCTTCCAGCTGCCGCCGTCGCAGCGCGGTGAGAAGGAGGAGAAGTGATCCCCGATCCGCGCGACATCCTGCTCGCGCCGGTGGTCTCGGAGAAGAGCTACGGGCTGCTCGAGGAGCGCCAGTACACCTTCCTCGTGAAGCCGGACGCGAACAAGACCGAGATCAAGATCGCCGTCGAGAAGGTGTTCGGCGTCAAGGTGCTCTCCGTGAACACCCTGAACCGCAACGGGAAGCGCAAGCGCTCCCGCACCGGCTTCGGCAAGCGCCGCGACACCAAGCGCGCGATCGTGACGCTCTCCGA
This sequence is a window from Pseudonocardia petroleophila. Protein-coding genes within it:
- the rplD gene encoding 50S ribosomal protein L4, sunset domain variant, which gives rise to MTTTVKADLPAHVFDVTANVPLMHQVVVAQLAAARQGTHDTKTRGEVRGGGKKPYRQKGTGRARQGSTRAPQFAGGGVVHGPTPRDYTQKTPKKMKAAALRGALSDRARAGRVIVVDSLVTGEAPSTKAARQTIESLVSDAGRRVLAVVGREDVVSQLSLRNLPDVHLIAPDQLNTYDVLVNDVVLFTEESLETFLAGPIAVPTRKSAAAAADAPQGLVKKAPAEPAGDAPYGPQSHAPLADGGEPEGFPVKGNADSMLYHVPGSSFYARTVAEVWFATAEAAEEAGFQLPPSQRGEKEEK
- the rplW gene encoding 50S ribosomal protein L23, whose translation is MIPDPRDILLAPVVSEKSYGLLEERQYTFLVKPDANKTEIKIAVEKVFGVKVLSVNTLNRNGKRKRSRTGFGKRRDTKRAIVTLSEESRTIDVFGGRAGA